The proteins below come from a single Rhizobium sp. BT04 genomic window:
- a CDS encoding TIGR01459 family HAD-type hydrolase — translation MARRIENFSEITDHYDVVLCDVWGVVHNGVDPFPKAAAALEAARASGVAVVLITNSPRLSWQVVEQLRQIGVPDSAYDRIVTSGDVTRGLISEGPKTVFLLGPERDKALLEGIGVERRPAGEAQSLVCTGFFDDETEKPEDYTDMLLDFKAREVPMICANPDLVVERGHRIIPCAGAMAAYYEQLGGSTRIAGKPHRPIYEATLAAARELRGDFPADRVLAIGDGMPTDVRGALNYGLDLLYISGGIHAKEYTLNGETDEAILNAYLEREKAAPKWWMPRLA, via the coding sequence ATGGCCAGGCGGATAGAGAACTTCTCGGAGATAACAGATCACTATGACGTGGTGCTCTGCGATGTCTGGGGCGTCGTTCACAACGGCGTCGATCCGTTTCCGAAGGCGGCCGCTGCCCTCGAAGCGGCACGCGCAAGCGGGGTCGCCGTCGTCCTCATCACCAATTCGCCGCGCCTTTCCTGGCAGGTGGTCGAGCAGTTGCGTCAGATCGGTGTGCCCGACAGCGCCTATGACAGGATCGTCACGTCGGGGGACGTGACGCGCGGGCTGATTTCCGAGGGCCCGAAGACGGTCTTCCTGCTTGGCCCTGAGCGCGACAAGGCGCTTCTCGAAGGCATTGGCGTCGAGCGCCGGCCGGCCGGCGAAGCGCAATCGCTCGTCTGCACCGGCTTTTTCGACGACGAGACTGAGAAGCCGGAGGATTACACCGACATGCTTCTCGACTTCAAAGCCCGCGAGGTGCCGATGATCTGCGCCAATCCCGACCTCGTCGTCGAGCGCGGCCATCGCATCATCCCCTGCGCCGGCGCCATGGCCGCCTATTATGAGCAGCTTGGCGGCAGCACCCGCATCGCCGGAAAGCCGCATCGGCCGATTTACGAGGCGACGCTGGCCGCTGCCCGCGAGCTTCGCGGCGATTTCCCCGCCGACCGGGTGCTGGCGATCGGCGACGGCATGCCGACCGATGTGCGCGGCGCCTTGAATTACGGCCTCGACCTTCTTTACATCAGCGGCGGTATCCACGCCAAGGAATACACCCTGAACGGCGAAACCGACGAGGCGATCCTGAACGCCTATCTCGAACGGGAAAAAGCCGCGCCGAAGTGGTGGATGCCACGCCTTGCATGA
- the groES gene encoding co-chaperone GroES, with translation MASTNFRPLHDRVVVRRVESEAKTKGGIIIPDTAKEKPQEGEIVAVGSGARDESGKVVALDVKAGDRILFGKWSGTEVKIDGEDLLIMKEADIMGIIG, from the coding sequence ATGGCAAGCACCAACTTCCGCCCCCTTCACGACCGCGTCGTCGTTCGCCGCGTTGAGTCCGAAGCCAAGACCAAGGGTGGCATCATCATTCCCGATACCGCCAAGGAAAAGCCGCAGGAAGGCGAAATCGTCGCCGTCGGCTCCGGCGCGCGCGATGAATCCGGCAAGGTCGTCGCACTCGACGTCAAGGCCGGCGACCGCATTCTGTTCGGCAAGTGGTCCGGCACCGAAGTCAAGATCGACGGCGAAGACCTTCTGATCATGAAGGAAGCCGACATTATGGGCATCATCGGCTGA